Part of the Hemibagrus wyckioides isolate EC202008001 linkage group LG09, SWU_Hwy_1.0, whole genome shotgun sequence genome, ACCatcatcctcctttctccctccACCTGCACTGGGTCGAGACTGCATCCTATGAAAGAGCTATCTTTATAATTTTAtccagtctcttcctgtctgcagcagAATTGCCACTGCCCCAgctgaaaaagaaacataaaaatgacAGATACTACCACAGAGTCAAAAAAGATCTTGAGGACTGCCCACTGCACTACAAAGGAACTGAGTCTTCTCAGCAGGTACCATCTGCTCTGACCTTTGTTGTAAAGTGCAGTGGAATTgtctgtccagtccagtttataGTTGAGATGAACACCCAGGTACTTACCATTGAAAccagaagtttacatacactgtgTCAGAtcctctaaaatctccaaattcacaagtcttactcagtgtgtgcagttccacaaggtactggtcaaaactcactccttgtgtctggtcagcagagaagaacctgtatctctcaaaagtgacattcttacttggcaagAAGATTATgtaacatgtgccacacacaagacctgaaataatcgTTTGGTCTGAAAActacacacctggcaacacacaaacatcatctgacattcactgaatttaaCTAGAtggctgttcctgagaaaattcagcaacttattatttcaatcaatttatgcactaggctttctcacaacaaatcaatctcactgttggatatataatctaatgattgtcaggtagttctaggtttcgcgttgttttatataaaatgtatccgatactgccatcctgtggtgagattgagaattgacctaatacaggagacttactaacaggtaccacagagtatagaagtaaagcattaagtctctttatatactttcacaagaagaccagcctgtaaccacttaaggaaataaaataataaatgaattaaattacatgaatgaaatttgtttttatacttgtacttcttgtatataataaatagtttttcttttcttttcttttttaaacacttttcagtttcaaacatctgaatcagtgtttataagttaggtctggtgattaatttcagctggaggatgtggaaagagaacaaggcctgtccctgcactttccttcacttaaagcactctgaaatttccttcaggatgaatgtaaaagtttacagaattgccatatttggctgagggtctgtgtgctcagctgtttaaagaggcagaaggccatcatacagaggtggcagcaggaataacacagactactgacttaacaccttactacacactgtgtcactttaaatttcattcatctcaggttacttttacaagcattactgcactttaaagctttgaacccatgtgtgtacttacccccactgttacccatagcccctccctgcatgcttcttATTCCTGTTGCGCTTTATATATGTCTCATCAGccctgtgaatgtcatacatgtgtcttagacattgagtccaagagaattattatttcatctcatcacactgtatgtggctgcgattatcttgaaataccgcatagttaaagctctgtgaagagattctggcacttaggtttaaaacacttaaatcctcattattcccatcctacagttctgttatttattttaaagtaaattgttcttcataagtataccagtaattgttaagaagtttctgtcagttcacatttcacaatacaaatcaaatccagctccaagaacagattcagggtctaaggtgatctgttataaagacggtataagctttcatataagcatttctttaatgttaactaatgcagtaaataaagtaagttaacagagccttaatgtaaagtgttatcacagtatgtttatatggtttattactcacataaataattgtaatgtgataaatgtattgattatgtccactgaaaaaaaaaatcagctgaatcagaataaacctaagcttttaaactttatttgtagaaaacattgttttccttctaggattaagttcttattaatcctcaatattcATAAATGGgggcttgtgctctagtcatctcttaattttgtgttaattatatcttaacactatacacatgctgtatctgcatcacacaattgtcacccaaatgaggatgggttcccttttgagtctggttcctctcaaggtttcttcctcataccatctaagggagtttttccttgccacagtcgcctcagtcacctcaggcttgctcacttgggataacatctaggactgtttgtctgtttatatgtttgttgttttcttatgtcatttctcatgtaaagctgctttgagacaatgctctttgttaaaagtgctatacaaataaaattgaattgaattgaattgaaattgaattttggacgaacaaaatttgcattagtccaccctcacaggtttttttttaacatttcacaggctgaaaggctgaatttgtcaaatgtcagattcactcaatcaccgcaaaacaaaagacttgaagaaaccaactcgggtaaaacaacaaatctacgcatggagtccaaaattctgtgaccacattaataatctgggatttttcttcaactgcattttttcctctttaaaatatagaaagtaaacaatagttattttaagattctgtactctttctaggtgtctatttaaaggtgagattttcctcatgtctgatcttttttactgaagcatgtgttcaagtgacactgatgcatttaatctaaaatggcttgtaaggttttgcataaacttgtggtgtccatgcagctcaaatgcacaaactcatttaaagcaaaaaaggcaacttgctaaatgctagaaactcagaaaggcatcttgcataaatttaaagattttacttcaagttgtcaaataatataatctgtaaaacaaatgaatgtattaaattagaaaaaaatgcaaaaaagaagcatttttcctagtggtctcagacatttggaccccactatatattttattatggccttagcaaggctataaagtgtccaccttttatatatttcttttctgttttgtacattccttattttgaaggctagtgtattaatttaagtgtgttcatttatgacagaaatggcctcaatgtgtcttaaaatgtccttgttttgtctgtgcaggcaacatttataactgattccaggtgttttgaggaaatgcatctcaagctctgacatactgctgtggctgaaattgatctttaagacactaatgtacatggaagttgctggacaaagctcagtctgatggtgtggttttagatcatttgtggcatatcttgcttcttgtcatagataaatgtgaactgtctgaaaatggaaaaatcgtgttggcagtaggactaaaaggcaactgtaagcaaacattttgatcagtggagttgaaataaagctaatctaacagttagaacagctgtcctgtgttgtaattattttattgttcatattcttattattaacatgagttaatcataatggactttttactggacaatggcagcacacagagcgcttactctaaataaattatgtttattattatttttgtgtgatatggtgatggagttctaagtaagagtgttttatattctgactcacatgtcaacagaaacagaagctgaatagattctgtatgaagccttaaaaaataatcagacatgatcttccatgagtgcattctctggacatcaaataaacccagacacacctcatatttctgccctttAGATCTGGCAAAACGGTATAGAATaagttatttatagttatagttagtgctggtttatactggtttataccagttagtgctggttatactggtttatattggttagtgctggtttatactggtttataccagttagtgctggtttatacacagtttataccagttagtactagtttatactggcttatactggtttatactggttagtgctggtttatactggtttataccagttaattctggttcatactggtttataccagttagtgctggtttatactggtttataccagttaattctggtttatactggtttataccagttagtgctggtttatactggtttataccagttagtgctggtttatgcTGTCTTATACcagtttatactggttagtgcttatttatacctgtttataccagttagtgctttGTGGTTTcggtattagaaaaaaattatgtcTGCTTTCTAGACGTCCTAAACAAGtatgtaattttctgcaaacctgtccctgggtcataagcccaagaaaaaaacatgattttgaacagtgaccaaaattagtgagaggctaatcaacccactataaaataacttgtactgataggtgctgtaaaatatactccacttgtttgcagctggtgttttattatgtagtaatagttgcagtggtctgggaaaatactggactaaaacagatggatttcaagaggaaataatttatctgggtctgggatcttccagtgcacaagtacctttatttgtttttatttatcatattttttattcactgcCCTTGAGCATGAAGTTATTTAATTTCTGACCTAAAATGTTAGCAAAATACAAcaggtttaagaaatgtatgccaaatacagatttgaagaattcagactgaacaaaagtgaagcaaacagatttcttcagcagggggtatctgtctcgtaagctgtttagtgaagagtaattctgcagtatgattaatgctgtcacacctgactaatggtgtctgaactcaagcgaCCCTACACttgaataaatgagggacgctgtgtccacctgtgtccagggggtgatgtttcacactgagggtctgaattcatctatctaataatcccactcctaatcaaacccagccttagatatgatttaaattatggtagaataactatgttactcacatgggaaatgtctcaatcaataatgctttaccttatggtccccttaaatgatattatttaacattagtttacataaacaaaccatgtatgtcactATTAATATACACCATAAGCAATGCTAACAAAGACTagtattagtttgtgtgttttcttttaatgcacATTGTTAGCAAAATTCAGAACTGAGGTGGAGACCAAAGTTCAGTCATTTATCAACATTAAGCAACATGCTGTATTTAATATACCCTAATTTATGAGGACTTGTTTTAGTCgttgaataaaacattagtCACTGAAGGtgtatttcattaacatttcaaTAAATGTCAGTTAAATCATGTGTTAATGTACTTTGTTAAAAAATCAAGTGCAGTTTAATTATGCTGAAGCTCATGCtttattaatgttaactaatattAAAAATCTAACCAAGCTTGATTTTTGtgaacaggatttttatttatttatttatttattttggaaaacaccttaaaggctactgatattataaactatttcttcttaaagagtaaccttgagagttcagagtaactgcattataaatgatgtgctacagtggtgtgatttggtgtaaactgtaaatccacatttttagtcctctacaatttagattttcagatttttatctaaagatttcagactttttatacacaactgtgctctggatgcttaaatataaatgtgcaattcccaaaatgttttgaaaacaaactttccaagactataaatatctgaattttgtttggttatttgtcatttttcacattttagtaaaccttaaagtttctgaagttctttaaaaaagatttgtatataagtgaaaagttcatttagtgttgtgttgctttttaaaggaaaattatacagacatactgatgactaaaaataatcagaatgagacggtaataggagcaaatgaaaacatttattaaagtaaactatataaacattatacaactataagtttatttacaacaatattatttgcagctactatttatactaattactatttgCTGTTATCTAAAAAGACAGGggtagagggatagattgataagggacactctatgagggatgagggatattaaaactactccttgggtgctgggtttactgtacagacctgtaggaaagaaaagaaaatactttaatattaagttaatcaaaaataagaataaaattaatttctacttatgTGTGGGGAGCTTGaacaatgtatagaaaagaagtgagggaaaagaaatggaacagaggaagaaaagaggaattgggtagaaggaaggacattgctcagagcttccacaaaatgtccatcatcttctggacacgctgtctgaggaaaggtctcagtttgctggataaggctgctgggtcttggtagaactccgggggctgagtaaacagcatttcagcaaGATCTGTAAGCTGGTCCTATAGACAAAtgacatcatcactatcataatccaacacagtgtcactgagtttaggatacaatactgagaatcacagcatcagaagatattagacacttacaataagcactttaaagtaggtccttgctgcaggcttccacatgtctacctcccacatgctgatgagtgCAAACatgcgctccaagaatcctcccttaagctttaggaaagaaagacaacaagCTCCTTTAATaccatgtcatatcagggttaacaatatggaaaaataaaatgagatgaaataaaccaggttctgaaactacattcaagcatggcttttaaatctcctgataagactcttactgtctcaggtattgagctgtttgtgaaGTAGCcaaatagaagcagctcgaaaaagatgtccacgaagttgtagtggtggacctgcacagaaaagaaaagttccaaaaagaaattagctttacataatggagtcctgttttcaatcacatcaaaatcttttagatttaaacattagTCATGTTAcgcaagcatttataagcttacataggacctggagagctctgctgcaatcgagtcctgataagaaggagtcttcaggaaatgaatcagagcctcgtaggccagctgtacacgacctgcatcctgttaaacaaacaaacaaaataatcactttggctatAGTTTtcaacgtggaaactcattttaaaccctaaaatgaagcagtatgtaagcctcagcatgtccagtactttactaaagatacacagatgatgtattacatggaccaaatgtccaactacttcatatcccagagccctagGGTTATCCTAAGggtgtgattgttataaaattagcttttgatgcttgttattttaattattattccttaattactcattaccacatttatttaacaactgcaacattttcaagcccagtaactgaaagtatgttgcacaaggaaacagtctatcatcattctgaagtcacctggttgttaactgctgacagacgcatcacaatcttcttccccataacaaacaagaagttctgattgtcgatgcaggtaagatgaatctgaatataagacagcacacaatagaaaattaaagcagagtggactttacctgagtaaaaacagcagctaaacaaaggttttactcacagcaaacgcctcatgGATCacatatcagttacccctctctctgtaagatggtccctaagaaacaaaagatttacatgcttagtgtattaaacatacattacagctttataccattaaactgtgaagataATCGTACCAATTAAAgagcacctccatctcctcctggctaaggctctcctcactcatATTGCTAATGTGTgaaagacacattagcaataaatcattaaaactcacacagtaaatgttacagcctcccattcaggggaatagcagcatatgtagatacacatcaggtctgaaacacagaattacctcagagttgtactgttcctctgaatcactgtggggagagtcaacctgctcctgctcctgctcccaggtggagatgttcacctgaccatctttagccacatgcaggaacgtgcaggacaccaaGGTTCGCtgttaaatttaaaaaagaaagaaagaaaaattaacaCTCTAGACCCATATGTTTAGAAAATttcaagagttactatctacaatacaGACTTCATGAAATTGAAatgagctctgtaaccttcccatattcagccttaagagaacaatttgaagtgaacacaattagtcactgcaactaacaaaagttttgtgatgccaaaaaagataatccctcacctgtatggcagtgaactggtcctcgatggtggttcaataagggaatccctgcaaatgacaattagctgaaactcaagatctacttcacaaaagtgttcatctaataatcattaatatcaattctcttcatcagagtaacaaagatggtgattaccagctggtcgaagtagcgcgtcttggtggttttaaaccagcaaaaacgactctcaggaccccttatcatcccgaggaagtatcccataacgtccactgcctagaaatagagaaaccaaactaaacattagaacttgtaaagaaggatgtgtgtgcttgtatctcagctgtagcactgtagaataccccagacaggaaggtaaaggtgcgtgcagagaggaactggatattttgccaggcgctgatcagctcaccagcatcgagcctctgtgaaatgaagagcatgatgaacataactgcttcctatcacagcgattttataataacacaagtaacattctctcgctttctttacaatcaaaacaaccctgtgaaatccagtgatcagctttagtaaataaatgaaaggtttggttaccagaaggatgggtgaagattcctggtcatgttcttttggcagcagctgaaggtttggctcaacgaccttaaaacacacaaacacaattagtaactgcCCCTTACCTGAaccccttacctgaatgccagggaaaccgtcctcacagttgttatggtaagggaatccctgcaaacgacaattagatgaaactcaagatctacaaccgcatttcatttaagttctcttttaataatcgttaaagtggaacctcttcatgagagtaagaaatactgtgattacctcgagcGTCCAGCAGTGTGCAGTTTCATGCCAGCAGAGACGACTCTCTGGACTCCTTATAaacctgaggatgtctctcctaaggtccacttgctagaaataaagaaacaaaactaaacattagaacttgtaaagaaggatgtgtgtgtgtttgtatctcagctacagcactgtacaataccccagactgggagatggaagagtctgcagtgttgtagtcaacattacagcaggtgctgttcagctcaccagcactgaggggctgtgaaaagtagaacaTGAAGATCATTAGtgctttttatcatagcagtttcacactaacactttcaaacattctgtcacttgtaaaACCGAgcgatcagatttagtaaataaatgacaggtttggttaccagaacaacagctgaagatgtggggtgagtttctgtgggcagcagcggcaggattggctcaacaaccttaacgcgcacacacacacacacacacacacacacacacccttagacaaaagcagcctacacgtttcaaatgtagttgaaatattttactgacacctacctggaggactgagggagtatctgatgaTTCTCCCTGCAAATCCACAGGTTCTGCAATAAATGAGTTTCATGTAAGTTCAATTACAATTAATAttttacaacattaaaatggccaagtttattaattagtagataggtagagagaaagagagcgagagagagagagagaaagagagagagaccttgtaagttttcctctcctttctttctaatgcttaaaccttagtgagttagttagctagttaatttgtgaagaaacagactaattgtagcattagtagcttgaagctggggaacaatagtctgtttcgggtggggaagaaaggaaaaaaatggggaagaaggggaaagagagaaaaagagaaaaaaagagaagaaaagaaagaggaagaaaacaaaagagagacagaatgccacgtgtgatttatatacgcctgttttgtaaatttttatttaaaaatgtgcttttttacaaACAAATCAGTAAAAATTCAAGTCCCCCTCCCATCCACAGCGACCCGGctcgaatcccacctcagacaaggattaaatattgcattctgttttgaaatggcaactgttagtctacagaaacagtCCTGCTAtcaaaatgagtcaagttctaagtcctgtgtagttagttgacttcgattatttaattatctgcaaaATATGGCTTCTCAGTACGAcctactgttagaaatattgtctttttttttcaaagataagaataatacagcccaagacacacaccataacaatatacataagtgataaattattataaaatactaacaaagtatagaaatctataaacgAAAAACTATcaatagttatattattaaatatagatttaataatataaattttaaaaaaagttaaggatattcggctttcgggtgaaatttcaggatgcacctaaaatgcactataacctttacaggtgaacttaatttgaccttctctacacttttgaatgcacatgtccaactgttcagtgtttcagtactttttgcataacttgctgttttctaacaaggtgcttaacggcaaaattcacaactggtgtttgatccttgaattgaccaatacattttctggttcaattagaattggtatttaaacagtcctcttcatcatgctgtttacattttgacatcatgagaccaagaccacacctaacaattgaccaacagtacctcgccattgcgaggcttcaaacaggatgttctcagagggaagtggccactgagcttagagtgtcacagagtgtcatcagcaggttgcaacagagatacagagagactggaagaaacacagaaaggcatagaagtggacgtcctttgtccacatcccacgttgatgaccgcttcattgtgaacagtgccctgcggaaccggatgatgaatgccactcaactccaggcacatttaagggaggtaagaggcacccaagtgtcatgtcagaccatttgaaaccgtttacatcaatgtggtctgcatgctagacgacctgcaagggtacctgaccacaccaccaggcacaggcatcgggccagggagcatttacgctggacaagggaccagtggacctcagtgctgttctctgat contains:
- the LOC131359385 gene encoding uncharacterized protein LOC131359385 encodes the protein MEQRPRNSTMLSSEDKEPVDLQGESSDTPSVLQVVEPILPLLPTETHPTSSAVVLPLSAGELNSTCCNVDYNTADSSISQSGQVDLRRDILRFIRSPESRLCWHETAHCWTLEGFPYHNNCEDGFPGIQVRGSGKGQLLIVFVCFKVVEPNLQLLPKEHDQESSPILLVTKPFIYLLKLITGFHRVVLIVKKARECYLCYYKIAVIGSSYVHHALHFTEARCW